A DNA window from Brassica napus cultivar Da-Ae chromosome A4, Da-Ae, whole genome shotgun sequence contains the following coding sequences:
- the LOC106430950 gene encoding probable inactive receptor-like protein kinase At3g56050, translated as MSKNWKPVRLRLQMRTLMMFLVILSFETLETECLAVTKNLQDDRDAADLGAVSFHRKLLGRFRNPYTHLNSYKDHRPVASATPPSSSVVPSHRSKTSRSSALHPPQKSPPALHVSSAPPPSVALPNIHTLRRSSSNSIAPIVVGCTGGVLLLLLATGVFFFKSKAGKSVNPWRTGLSGQLQKVFITGVPKLKRSEIEAACEEFSNVIGSCPIGTLFKGTLSSGVEIAVASVATASTKEWTNNIEMQFRKKIEMLSKINHKNFVNLLGYCEEDEPFTRILVFEYASNGSVFEHLHYKESEHLDWLMRIRIAMGVAYCLDHMHGLNPPVVHSNLLSSALHLTEDYAVKIADFNFGYLKGPSERETSTNALIDTRMISVTTKEDNVYSFGLLLFELITGKLPESVKKGDSVDTSFDDFLRGKTLKEMVDPTLECFDEKVDNIGEVIRNCVREDSKERPTMMEVTGRLREITGLSPDDAIPKLSPLWWAELEVLSTT; from the exons ATGAGTAAGAACTGGAAACCCGTACGGTTAAGGCTCCAAATGCGTACTCTCATGATGTTTCTGGTAATTTTGAGCTTCGAGACGTTGGAAACTGAATGTTTAGCGGTGACAAAAAATCTACAGGATGATAGAGATGCAGCAGATTT GGGGGCTGTTAGTTTTCACAGGAAATTACTAGGTCGTTTCCGTAACCCTTACACGCATTTGAATTCTTACAAAGACCACCGCCCTGTTGCATCTGCTACACCGCCGTCATCTTCGGTGGTTCCTTCTCACAGAAGTAAGACCAGTAGATCCTCAGCATTGCACCCGCCACAGAAAAGTCCACCCGCCCTGCATGTTTCTTCTGCTCCACCTCCTTCTGTGGCCTTGCCAAATATTCATACTCTAAGAAGAAGTTCTTCAAACAGCATAGCTCCTATTGTTGTTGGCTGCACAGGCGGtgttctccttcttcttttagCTACTGGTGTCTTCTTTTTCAAAAGCAAGGCTGGCAAATCTGTTAATCCTTGGCGTACAGGTCTTAGTGGACAACTTCAGAAAGTGTTCATAACTG GTGTCCCAAAACTGAAAAGATCTGAGATAGAAGCTGCTTGTGAAGAGTTCAGTAATGTCATTGGGTCATGTCCCATTGGTACATTGTTCAAAGGGACACTATCAAGTGGGGTGGAGATAGCTGTGGCTTCTGTTGCTACTGCTTCTACCAAAGAGTGGACTAATAACATAGAAATGCAGTTCAGAAAGAAG ATTGAAATGTTATCTAAGATAAACCACAAGAACTTTGTCAACCTTCTTGGTTACTGTGAAGAAGATGAACCTTTCACTAGGATCTTGGTCTTTGAATATGCATCAAACGGATCAGTCTTTGAACATTTACACT ATAAAGAGTCAGAACATTTGGACTGGTTAATGAGGATAAGAATAGCTATGGGTGTAGCATATTGCCTTGACCACATGCACGGTCTCAATCCACCTGTAGTCCATAGCAATCTTCTCTCATCAGCACTTCACCTCACTGAGGATTACGCAGTCAAAATAGCAGATTTCAATTTTGGTTACCTAAAAGGCCCATCAGAGAGAGAGACCAGCACCAATGCACTCATAGACACTCGCATGATCTCAGTCACAACTAAAGAAGACAATGTATACAGCTTCGGTTTGCTGTTGTTCGAGTTGATAACCGGAAAACTACCAGAGTCTGTTAAAAAAGGTGACTCGGTAGATACCAGTTTTGATGATTTCTTGAGAGGCAAGACTCTTAAGGAGATGGTGGATCCGACACTGGAATGTTTTGATGAGAAGGTTGATAACATAGGCGAAGTGATCAGAAACTGTGTAAGGGAAGACTCGAAAGAGAGACCGACAATGATGGAAGTGACAGGGAGGTTACGAGAGATCACAGGATTGTCACCGGACGATGCTATTCCGAAACTTTCACCTCTTTGGTGGGCAGAGCTTGAAGTGCTGTCCACTACGTGA
- the LOC111204282 gene encoding heat shock 70 kDa protein 15, with amino-acid sequence MSVVGFDFGNENCLVAVARQRGIDVVLNDESNRETPAIVCFGEKQRFIGTAGAASTMMNPKNSISQIKRLVGRQFSDPELQRDIKSLPFSVTEGPDGYPLIHASYLGEKRAFTPTQVMGMMLSNLKGIAEKNLNAAVVDCCIGIPVYFTDLQRRAVLDAATIAGLHPLHLIHETTATALAYGIYKTDLPESEPLNVAFIDIGHASMQVCIAGFKKGQLKVLSHGFDRSLGGRDFDEVLFNHFAAKFREEYKIDVSQNAKASLRLRAACEKLKKVLSANPVAPLNIECLMDEKDVRGVIKREEFEEISVPILERVKRPLEKALSDAGLAIEDVHMVEVVGSGSRVPAIIKILTEFFGKEPRRTMNASECVSRGCALQCAILSPTFKVREFQVHESFPFSISLAWKGAAADAQNGGAENQQSTIVFPKGNSIPSVKALTFYRSGTFSVDVQYSDATDLQAPPKISTYTIGPFQSSKGERAKLKVKVRLTLHGIVSVESATLLEEEEVEVKVTTEQMDTDKASGESDVNMQDAKETSDAAGTDNGVPEPVQMETDSKAEAPKKKVKKTNVPLSELVYGALQSVEVQKAVEKEYEMALQDRVMEETKDKKNAVESYVYDMRNKLSDKYHEYIIESEREAFLAKLQEVEDWLYEDGEDETKGVYVAKLEELKKVGDPVEMRYKESQERGTVIGQLGHCVNSYREAAVSNDSKFDHIELEDKQKVLNECVEAEAWMREKQQQQEALPKYATPAFLSADVTRKAEALDKFCRPIMTKPKPVAKPEAPPAKAAADEEKSEPQPEPASGEEPMETEKPTEDSA; translated from the exons ATGAGTGTGGTCGGGTTCGACTTCGGGAACGAGAACTGTCTTGTGGCCGTCGCAAGGCAAAGAGGCATCGACGTCGTCCTCAACGATGAGTCAAACCGCGAGACTCCCGCCATTGTCTGCTTCGGCGAGAAGCAGCGTTTCATCGGAACCGCTGGAGCTGCCTCCACCATGATGAACCCCAAGAACTCAATCTCCCAGATCAAGCGTCTGGTGGGTCGTCAGTTCTCGGATCCTGAGCTCCAGAGAGACATCAAGTCTCTTCCTTTCTCCGTCACGGAGGGACCAGACGGGTACCCTTTGATCCACGCTTCTTACTTGGGAGAGAAGAGAGCGTTTACTCCCACTCAGGTTATGGGGATGATGTTGTCTAACTTGAAAGGTATTGCTGAGAAGAATCTGAACGCAGCTGTGGTGGACTGCTGCATTGGTATTCCTGTTTACTTCACTGACCTGCAGCGGAGAGCTGTTCTTGATGCTGCAACGATCGCTGGCTTGCACCCTTTGCATTTGATCCACGAGACCACGGCGACTGCTTTGGCGTATGGTATCTACAAGACGGATTTGCCGGAGAGTGAGCCGCTTAATGTGGCCTTCATCGACATTGGTCATGCGAGCATGCAAGTCTGCATCGCAGGGTTTAAGAAAGGGCAGCTCAAGGTCTTGTCTCACGGGTTTGACCGGTCTCTTGGAGGAAGGGACTTTGATGAAGTTCTGTTTAATCATTTTGCCGCCAAGTTCAGGGAGGAGTACAAGATTGACGTCTCGCAGAATGCCAAGGCTAGTCTTAGGCTCAGGGCTGCGTGTGAGAAGCTGAAGAAGGTTCTGAGCGCTAACCCTGTGGCGCCGTTGAATATTGAGTGTTTGATGGATGAGAAAGATGTTAGGGGTGTTATCAAGAGGGAAGAGTTTGAAGAGATCAGCGTCCCTATCTTGGAGCGTGTCAAGAGGCCTCTGGAGAAAGCTCTCTCTGACGCGGGGCTCGCAATTGAAGATGTACATATGGTTGAGGTTGTTGGCTCTGGCTCTCGTGTCCCTGCTATTATCAAGATCCTGACTGAGTTTTTCGGTAAGGAGCCGAGGCGTACAATGAATGCTAGTGAGTGTGTGTCGAGAGGATGTGCCTTGCAGTGTGCCATTCTTAGTCCCACCTTCAAAGTCCGTGAGTTCCAG GTTCATGAGAGTTTCCCCTTCTCCATTTCGCTGGCGTGGAAAGGAGCAGCGGCTGATGCTCAAAATGGAGGAGCTGAGAATCAGCAGAGCACCATTGTTTTCCCCAAGGGAAACTCAATTCCTAGTGTCAAGGCTCTGACGTTTTACCGCTCTGGAACATTCTCTGTCGATGTGCAGTACAGTGATGCCACTGACTTGCAAGCACCTCCAAAAATCAGTACTTACACG ATTGGTCCCTTCCAGTCATCAAAAGGCGAGAGGGCAAAGCTTAAGGTGAAAGTGAGATTGACCCTTCACGGAATTGTCTCTGTTGAATCAGCAACT CTTTTGGAAGAGGAAGAAGTTGAAGTTAAGGTCACAACAGAGCAGATGGACACTGACAAAGCCTCTGGTGAATCTGATGTTAACATGCAAGACGCCAAGGAAACCAGTGATGCAGCTGGTACTGACAACGGTGTTCCTGAGCCGGTGCAAATGGAAACTGATTCAAAG GCTGAGGCTCcaaagaagaaggtgaagaaaACAAACGTACCTCTGTCAGAATTGGTATACGGCGCCTTGCAATCTGTGGAGGTCCAAAAGGCTGTGGAGAAAGAATATGAGATGGCTCTCCAAGACAGAGTTATGGAGGAGACCAAGGACAAGAAGAATGCTGTTGAGTCCTATGTTTATGATATGAGAAACAAA CTGAGTGACAAATACCATGAGTACATTATCGAGTCAGAGAGAGAAGCGTTCCTGGCGAAGCTGCAGGAAGTGGAGGATTGGTTGTatgaagatggagaagatgagaCTAAAGGTGTCTATGTTGCAAAGCTCGAGGAGCTCAAGAAG GTGGGTGACCCAGTTGAGATGCGTTACAAGGAGTCACAGGAGAGAGGGACAGTCATTGGTCAGCTTGGTCACTGTGTTAACAGCTACAGAGAGGCAGCGGTCTCTAATGATTCCAAGTTTGACCACATTGAACTAGAAGATAAGCAAAAG GTATTGAACGAGTGTGTGGAAGCAGAAGCATGGATGAGGgagaagcagcagcagcaggagGCGCTTCCCAAGTACGCAACACCAGCTTTCTTGTCAGCTGATGTTACAAGGAAGGCTGAGGCATTGGACAA GTTCTGCAGGCCTATAATGACCAAACCAAAGCCGGTTGCCAAACCGGAAGCACCGCCGGCCAAGGCGGCGGCTGATGAGGAGAAGAGTGAGCCACAGCCAGAACCGGCCTCTGGTGAAGAACCAATGGAGACTGAGAAGCCCACCGAAGATAGTGCCTAA
- the LOC106445326 gene encoding uncharacterized protein LOC106445326, which produces MFLYLFTMVVVHNAGFSSPLHNRTNPIVRLSTQATPLKPCPFTFHISLNSSTSLSFSGKTRLVLSRSETNDNSITTTSVDDPPSEPVEPSNNGSAKRAPLTARERLSRYTEATPKPSKPKMGSQILEVLKESDKKSNRKPGLPEAPTNMLDDSKRGMPKKGLTFDLPRSADILVIAFSFVFISTVMFATTFVVWKLSAIHFNEN; this is translated from the exons ATGTTCCTCTATCTATTCACCATGGTCGTCGTTCACAACGCCGGCTTCAGTTCTCCG CTTCATAACAGAACCAATCCTATTGTAAGATTGTCAACTCAAGCTACACCGTTAAAGCCTTGTCCTTTCACGTTCCACATCTCTCTAAACAGTTCAACAAGTTTGTCATTTTCAGGCAAAACAAGACTGGTTTTGTCTCGTTCAGAGACAAATGACAATTCCATCACAACAACATCGGTCGATGATCCTCCAAGTGAACCAGTTGAACCAAGCAACAACGGTTCTGCAAAAAGAGCACCGTTGACAGCAAGAGAAAGACTCAGCCGATACACCGAAGCAACACCTaaaccatcaaaacccaaaatggGGAGCCAAATCTTGGAGGTGCTCAAAGAAAGTGACAAGAAATCGAATAGGAAGCCGGGTCTACCCGAAGCACCAACCAACATGCTTGATGATAGCAAGAGAGGTATGCCAAAGAAAGGGCTTACATTTGATCTACCCAGAAGTGCGGATATACTAGTCATTGCTTTTTCATTTGTGTTCATAAGTACAGTGATGTTTGCTACTACTTTTGTTGTCTGGAAACTCAGTGCCATTCACTTCAATGAAAACTAA